One region of Strigops habroptila isolate Jane chromosome 11, bStrHab1.2.pri, whole genome shotgun sequence genomic DNA includes:
- the XPC gene encoding DNA repair protein complementing XP-C cells isoform X1, producing MGRKRKASPRPAAAASKRRSGRLAAPRGDPEEKEEEEDDFEEKKPRIKKKDSKAPAKKKKENRDTGGSNSTNKPSKQKGAKSLIKENKKTPRNKENHYKEEACSDLLKPPQKEIKLKRESPVKKEMDEDNADDDDDDESEDEWEDVEELQEPATDKLEAAVLPVLPSNPVEIEIETPELLKKRERREKWKAAFETYLRRMMKRFTKEVREDTHKVHLLCLLANGFYRNRICSQPELHAIGLSIIPTHFTKVPADQVDLQYLSNLVKWFVGTFTVNDELSTEKGESLQSTLERRFAIYAARDEEELVHIFLIILRALQLVCRLVLSLQPVPLKETKAKVGKSSSKKQSLSNTSEGQKSSATTPKAVAKKCPCKKAKQDEKSSEGEEDNKESKNLKTAQPKRPHKSKVTEGSQGQKESGDGESSLVEKDVPVRPKNDRRRQVASKVCYKEDSSSDEGSVSVFELSEEESDLSDEDFETVSKRQRRSLGSQKAKVTAIKSPKAETSESRVSQSSSGAEPKPAKSPAPALAPAARKRNKIISSDEDGGQQEVRKATGTDQWLEVFLEPEDKWVSVDCVHGNVGQPQLCFTYATKPLSYILGFDNDGSVKDVTQRYDPVWMTATRKSRVDPAWWEETLQPYRSPYVQRDKKEENEFQVKLQDQPLPTAIGEYKNHPLYALKRHLLKYQAIYPESAAILGYCRGEAVYSRDCIHTLHSKDTWLKQARVVRIGEMPYKMVKGFSNQARKARLAEPANQDKEDLALFGRWQTEEFQPPVAVDGKVPRNEYGNVYLFLPCMLPIGCVHLKLPNLNRVARKLDIDCAQAITGFDFHGGYSHPVTDGYVVCEEFKEVLIAAWENEQAEMERKEKERREKRALGNWKLLIKGLLIRERLKQRYSKTEPPAPVTKKGAASSSEGGGPSSEPAVGNVDLFWPQNRQLEMKKEEKTTRKSKRERKGEEAHLFPFEKL from the exons ATGGGCAGGAAGCGCAAAGCGTCGCCCCGGCCTGCGGCTGCCGCCAGCAAGAGGCGGTCCGGGAGGCTTGCGGCACCGCGGGGCGATCcggaggaaaaggaggaggaggagg AtgattttgaagagaaaaagcccAGAATAAAGAAGAAGGACTCAAAAGCTCCAgctaagaagaagaaagaaaatcgTGATACTGGAGGTTCAAACTCAACAAATAaaccttcaaaacaaaaaggggCAAAATCactgataaaagaaaataaaaaaacccctagaaaTAAAGAGAATCATTACAAAGAGGAAGCGTGCAG TGACTTGCTGAAGCCCCCTCAGAAGGAGATAAAGTTGAAGAGAGAATCTCCTGTTAAAAAAGAGATGGATGAAGACAATGCTGATGATGACGATGATGATGAAAGTGAAGATGAATGGGAAGATGTGGAAG AACTCCAGGAACCTGCCACAGATAAATTAGAAGCTGCCGTTCTTCCGGTGTTGCCAAGCAACCCTGTTGAGATAGAGATTGAAaccccagagctgctgaagaaaagagagaggag AGAAAAGTGGAAAGCTGCGTTTGAGACATATCTTCGGAGAATGATGAAGCGTTTCACCAAGGAGGTTCGTGAGGACACACACAAG GTTCACCTCCTGTGTTTATTAGCAAATGGCTTCTACAGAAACAGGATCTGCAGCCAGCCAGAGCTTCATGCCATTGGCCTGTCCATCATCCCCACTCACTTCACAAAAGTGCCTGCAGACCAAGTGGACCTTCAGTACCTTTCCAACTTGGTGAAATG GTTTGTTGGAACCTTCACTGTCAATGATGAGCTTTCAACTGAAAAAGGAGAGTCCCTTCAGTCAACCTTGGAGAGACGCTTTGCCATCTATGCTGCACGGGATGAGGAAGAGTTGGTTCAT atatttttaatcattctgCGAGCGCTACAGCTGGTGTGTCGCCTCGTGCTGTCTCTTCAGCCTGTTCCTCTCAAGGAGACAAAAGCAAAGGTA GGGAAAAGCTCATCCAAGAAGCAGTCTCTCAGCAATACCTCTGAGGGGCAGAAGAGCTCTGCCACAACGCCCAAAGCTGTGGCCAAAAAATGCCCCTGCAAAAAAGCCAAGCAGGATGAGAAATCCTCAGAGGGTGAAGAAGACAACAAGGAGTCAAAGAACCTCAAAACTGCTCAGCCCAAAAGGCCACACAAATCAAAGGTGACTGAAGGCAGCCAGGGACAGAAGGAATCTGGTGATGGGGAGAGCAGTTTAGTGGAAAAAGATGTTCCAGTCAGGCCCAAGAACGATCGCCGGAGACAAGTGGCCTCCAAAGTGTGTTACAAagaagacagcagcagtgatgaggGCAGTGTGTCAGTCTTTGAGCTTTCAGAGGAGGAGAGCGATCTCTCTGATGAGGATTTTGAAACTGTCTCTAAAAGGCAGAGGAGATCACTGGGCTCTCAGAAGGCAAAGGTAACAGCTATAAAAAGCCCCAAAGCTGAGACTTCAGAATCGAGGGTATCTCAAAGTTCATCTGGAGCTGAGCCTAAGCCAGCAAAAAGTCCAGCTCCAGCCTTGGCTCCTGCAGCgagaaagaggaacaaaatcATTTCTAGTGATGAGGATGGTGGGCAGCAGGAGGTAAGGAAAGCAACGGGCACAGACCAGTGGCTGGAGGTTTTCCTTGAGCCTGAGGACAAGTGGGTGAGTGTAGACTGTGTTCATGGCAACGTTGGCCAGCCCCAGCTGTGCTTCACATATGCCACAAAGCCACTTTCCTACATCCTGGGATTTGACAATGATGGGAGCGTCAAGGATGTGACACAAAGATATGATCCGGTGTGGATGACGGCAACAAGGAAGAGCCGTGTGGACCCTGCGTGGTGGGAAGAGACGCTGCAGCCATACAGAAGTCCCTATGTGCAAAGAgacaagaaggaggaaaatgag TTTCAAGTTAAGCTCCAAGATCAACCTCTACCAACTGCAATTGGAGAGTACAAAAACCACCCTCTTTATGCGCTGAAGAGGCACCTCTTGAAATACCAGGCGATCTATCCGGAGTCGGCTGCTATCCTGGGGTACTGCAGGGGGGAGGCTGTCTACTCCAG GGACTGTATACACACGCTGCACTCCAAGGACACTTGGTTGAAGCAAGCTCGAGTGGTGAGGATCGGAGAAATGCCTTACAAG ATGGTGAAAGGATTTTCCAACCAGGCGCGGAAGGCGCGTCTCGCAGAGCCTGCGAACCAGGACAAGGAGGACCTGGCGCTGTTTGGCCGCTGGCAGACAGAGGAGTTTCAGCCGCCTGTAGCAGTGGATGGAAAG GTTCCTCGGAATGAATATGGGAATGTCTATCTCTTCCTGCCATGCATGTTGCCCATTGGCTGTGTGCACCTGAAGCTCCCAAACCTGAACAGAGTGGCGCGGAAGCTGGACATTGACTGTGCTCAGGCCATCACTGGATTTGATTTTCATGGTGGCTACTCACACCCAGT CACTGATGGCTACGTTGTCTGTGAGGAGTTTAAAGAGGTGCTCATTGCTGCCTGGGAGAATGAAcaagcagaaatggaaagaaaggagaaggag AGGCGTGAGAAGAGAGCTCTGGGGAATTGGAAGCTGCTGATAAAAGGACTTCTCATCAGAGAGAGACTGAAGCAACGCTACTCCAAG ACTGAACCACCAGCACCAGTGACAAAGAAGGGAGCGGCATCCTCTTCTGAAGGAGGAGGTCCGAGCTCAGAGCCTGCAGTAGGGAATGTGGATCTCTTCTGGCCCCAGAATCGCCAGTTGGagatgaaaaaagaagagaagacaaCCAGAAAGAGCAAGcgggaaaggaaaggagaagaagcACATTTGTTCCCGTTTGAGAAACTGTGA
- the XPC gene encoding DNA repair protein complementing XP-C cells isoform X3, whose product MGRKRKASPRPAAAASKRRSGRLAAPRGDPEEKEEEDDFEEKKPRIKKKDSKAPAKKKKENRDTGGSNSTNKPSKQKGAKSLIKENKKTPRNKENHYKEEACSDLLKPPQKEIKLKRESPVKKEMDEDNADDDDDDESEDEWEDVEELQEPATDKLEAAVLPVLPSNPVEIEIETPELLKKRERREKWKAAFETYLRRMMKRFTKEVREDTHKVHLLCLLANGFYRNRICSQPELHAIGLSIIPTHFTKVPADQVDLQYLSNLVKWFVGTFTVNDELSTEKGESLQSTLERRFAIYAARDEEELVHIFLIILRALQLVCRLVLSLQPVPLKETKAKVGKSSSKKQSLSNTSEGQKSSATTPKAVAKKCPCKKAKQDEKSSEGEEDNKESKNLKTAQPKRPHKSKVTEGSQGQKESGDGESSLVEKDVPVRPKNDRRRQVASKVCYKEDSSSDEGSVSVFELSEEESDLSDEDFETVSKRQRRSLGSQKAKVTAIKSPKAETSESRVSQSSSGAEPKPAKSPAPALAPAARKRNKIISSDEDGGQQEVRKATGTDQWLEVFLEPEDKWVSVDCVHGNVGQPQLCFTYATKPLSYILGFDNDGSVKDVTQRYDPVWMTATRKSRVDPAWWEETLQPYRSPYVQRDKKEENEFQVKLQDQPLPTAIGEYKNHPLYALKRHLLKYQAIYPESAAILGYCRGEAVYSRDCIHTLHSKDTWLKQARVVRIGEMPYKMVKGFSNQARKARLAEPANQDKEDLALFGRWQTEEFQPPVAVDGKVPRNEYGNVYLFLPCMLPIGCVHLKLPNLNRVARKLDIDCAQAITGFDFHGGYSHPVTDGYVVCEEFKEVLIAAWENEQAEMERKEKERREKRALGNWKLLIKGLLIRERLKQRYSKTEPPAPVTKKGAASSSEGGGPSSEPAVGNVDLFWPQNRQLEMKKEEKTTRKSKRERKGEEAHLFPFEKL is encoded by the exons ATGGGCAGGAAGCGCAAAGCGTCGCCCCGGCCTGCGGCTGCCGCCAGCAAGAGGCGGTCCGGGAGGCTTGCGGCACCGCGGGGCGATCcggaggaaaaggaggagga AGAtgattttgaagagaaaaagcccAGAATAAAGAAGAAGGACTCAAAAGCTCCAgctaagaagaagaaagaaaatcgTGATACTGGAGGTTCAAACTCAACAAATAaaccttcaaaacaaaaaggggCAAAATCactgataaaagaaaataaaaaaacccctagaaaTAAAGAGAATCATTACAAAGAGGAAGCGTGCAG TGACTTGCTGAAGCCCCCTCAGAAGGAGATAAAGTTGAAGAGAGAATCTCCTGTTAAAAAAGAGATGGATGAAGACAATGCTGATGATGACGATGATGATGAAAGTGAAGATGAATGGGAAGATGTGGAAG AACTCCAGGAACCTGCCACAGATAAATTAGAAGCTGCCGTTCTTCCGGTGTTGCCAAGCAACCCTGTTGAGATAGAGATTGAAaccccagagctgctgaagaaaagagagaggag AGAAAAGTGGAAAGCTGCGTTTGAGACATATCTTCGGAGAATGATGAAGCGTTTCACCAAGGAGGTTCGTGAGGACACACACAAG GTTCACCTCCTGTGTTTATTAGCAAATGGCTTCTACAGAAACAGGATCTGCAGCCAGCCAGAGCTTCATGCCATTGGCCTGTCCATCATCCCCACTCACTTCACAAAAGTGCCTGCAGACCAAGTGGACCTTCAGTACCTTTCCAACTTGGTGAAATG GTTTGTTGGAACCTTCACTGTCAATGATGAGCTTTCAACTGAAAAAGGAGAGTCCCTTCAGTCAACCTTGGAGAGACGCTTTGCCATCTATGCTGCACGGGATGAGGAAGAGTTGGTTCAT atatttttaatcattctgCGAGCGCTACAGCTGGTGTGTCGCCTCGTGCTGTCTCTTCAGCCTGTTCCTCTCAAGGAGACAAAAGCAAAGGTA GGGAAAAGCTCATCCAAGAAGCAGTCTCTCAGCAATACCTCTGAGGGGCAGAAGAGCTCTGCCACAACGCCCAAAGCTGTGGCCAAAAAATGCCCCTGCAAAAAAGCCAAGCAGGATGAGAAATCCTCAGAGGGTGAAGAAGACAACAAGGAGTCAAAGAACCTCAAAACTGCTCAGCCCAAAAGGCCACACAAATCAAAGGTGACTGAAGGCAGCCAGGGACAGAAGGAATCTGGTGATGGGGAGAGCAGTTTAGTGGAAAAAGATGTTCCAGTCAGGCCCAAGAACGATCGCCGGAGACAAGTGGCCTCCAAAGTGTGTTACAAagaagacagcagcagtgatgaggGCAGTGTGTCAGTCTTTGAGCTTTCAGAGGAGGAGAGCGATCTCTCTGATGAGGATTTTGAAACTGTCTCTAAAAGGCAGAGGAGATCACTGGGCTCTCAGAAGGCAAAGGTAACAGCTATAAAAAGCCCCAAAGCTGAGACTTCAGAATCGAGGGTATCTCAAAGTTCATCTGGAGCTGAGCCTAAGCCAGCAAAAAGTCCAGCTCCAGCCTTGGCTCCTGCAGCgagaaagaggaacaaaatcATTTCTAGTGATGAGGATGGTGGGCAGCAGGAGGTAAGGAAAGCAACGGGCACAGACCAGTGGCTGGAGGTTTTCCTTGAGCCTGAGGACAAGTGGGTGAGTGTAGACTGTGTTCATGGCAACGTTGGCCAGCCCCAGCTGTGCTTCACATATGCCACAAAGCCACTTTCCTACATCCTGGGATTTGACAATGATGGGAGCGTCAAGGATGTGACACAAAGATATGATCCGGTGTGGATGACGGCAACAAGGAAGAGCCGTGTGGACCCTGCGTGGTGGGAAGAGACGCTGCAGCCATACAGAAGTCCCTATGTGCAAAGAgacaagaaggaggaaaatgag TTTCAAGTTAAGCTCCAAGATCAACCTCTACCAACTGCAATTGGAGAGTACAAAAACCACCCTCTTTATGCGCTGAAGAGGCACCTCTTGAAATACCAGGCGATCTATCCGGAGTCGGCTGCTATCCTGGGGTACTGCAGGGGGGAGGCTGTCTACTCCAG GGACTGTATACACACGCTGCACTCCAAGGACACTTGGTTGAAGCAAGCTCGAGTGGTGAGGATCGGAGAAATGCCTTACAAG ATGGTGAAAGGATTTTCCAACCAGGCGCGGAAGGCGCGTCTCGCAGAGCCTGCGAACCAGGACAAGGAGGACCTGGCGCTGTTTGGCCGCTGGCAGACAGAGGAGTTTCAGCCGCCTGTAGCAGTGGATGGAAAG GTTCCTCGGAATGAATATGGGAATGTCTATCTCTTCCTGCCATGCATGTTGCCCATTGGCTGTGTGCACCTGAAGCTCCCAAACCTGAACAGAGTGGCGCGGAAGCTGGACATTGACTGTGCTCAGGCCATCACTGGATTTGATTTTCATGGTGGCTACTCACACCCAGT CACTGATGGCTACGTTGTCTGTGAGGAGTTTAAAGAGGTGCTCATTGCTGCCTGGGAGAATGAAcaagcagaaatggaaagaaaggagaaggag AGGCGTGAGAAGAGAGCTCTGGGGAATTGGAAGCTGCTGATAAAAGGACTTCTCATCAGAGAGAGACTGAAGCAACGCTACTCCAAG ACTGAACCACCAGCACCAGTGACAAAGAAGGGAGCGGCATCCTCTTCTGAAGGAGGAGGTCCGAGCTCAGAGCCTGCAGTAGGGAATGTGGATCTCTTCTGGCCCCAGAATCGCCAGTTGGagatgaaaaaagaagagaagacaaCCAGAAAGAGCAAGcgggaaaggaaaggagaagaagcACATTTGTTCCCGTTTGAGAAACTGTGA
- the XPC gene encoding DNA repair protein complementing XP-C cells isoform X2 — MGRKRKASPRPAAAASKRRSGRLAAPRGDPEEKEEEEDDFEEKKPRIKKKDSKAPAKKKKENRDTGGSNSTNKPSKQKGAKSLIKENKKTPRNKENHYKEEACSDLLKPPQKEIKLKRESPVKKEMDEDNADDDDDDESEDEWEDVEELQEPATDKLEAAVLPVLPSNPVEIEIETPELLKKRERREKWKAAFETYLRRMMKRFTKEVREDTHKVHLLCLLANGFYRNRICSQPELHAIGLSIIPTHFTKVPADQVDLQYLSNLVKWFVGTFTVNDELSTEKGESLQSTLERRFAIYAARDEEELVHIFLIILRALQLVCRLVLSLQPVPLKETKAKGKSSSKKQSLSNTSEGQKSSATTPKAVAKKCPCKKAKQDEKSSEGEEDNKESKNLKTAQPKRPHKSKVTEGSQGQKESGDGESSLVEKDVPVRPKNDRRRQVASKVCYKEDSSSDEGSVSVFELSEEESDLSDEDFETVSKRQRRSLGSQKAKVTAIKSPKAETSESRVSQSSSGAEPKPAKSPAPALAPAARKRNKIISSDEDGGQQEVRKATGTDQWLEVFLEPEDKWVSVDCVHGNVGQPQLCFTYATKPLSYILGFDNDGSVKDVTQRYDPVWMTATRKSRVDPAWWEETLQPYRSPYVQRDKKEENEFQVKLQDQPLPTAIGEYKNHPLYALKRHLLKYQAIYPESAAILGYCRGEAVYSRDCIHTLHSKDTWLKQARVVRIGEMPYKMVKGFSNQARKARLAEPANQDKEDLALFGRWQTEEFQPPVAVDGKVPRNEYGNVYLFLPCMLPIGCVHLKLPNLNRVARKLDIDCAQAITGFDFHGGYSHPVTDGYVVCEEFKEVLIAAWENEQAEMERKEKERREKRALGNWKLLIKGLLIRERLKQRYSKTEPPAPVTKKGAASSSEGGGPSSEPAVGNVDLFWPQNRQLEMKKEEKTTRKSKRERKGEEAHLFPFEKL; from the exons ATGGGCAGGAAGCGCAAAGCGTCGCCCCGGCCTGCGGCTGCCGCCAGCAAGAGGCGGTCCGGGAGGCTTGCGGCACCGCGGGGCGATCcggaggaaaaggaggaggaggagg AtgattttgaagagaaaaagcccAGAATAAAGAAGAAGGACTCAAAAGCTCCAgctaagaagaagaaagaaaatcgTGATACTGGAGGTTCAAACTCAACAAATAaaccttcaaaacaaaaaggggCAAAATCactgataaaagaaaataaaaaaacccctagaaaTAAAGAGAATCATTACAAAGAGGAAGCGTGCAG TGACTTGCTGAAGCCCCCTCAGAAGGAGATAAAGTTGAAGAGAGAATCTCCTGTTAAAAAAGAGATGGATGAAGACAATGCTGATGATGACGATGATGATGAAAGTGAAGATGAATGGGAAGATGTGGAAG AACTCCAGGAACCTGCCACAGATAAATTAGAAGCTGCCGTTCTTCCGGTGTTGCCAAGCAACCCTGTTGAGATAGAGATTGAAaccccagagctgctgaagaaaagagagaggag AGAAAAGTGGAAAGCTGCGTTTGAGACATATCTTCGGAGAATGATGAAGCGTTTCACCAAGGAGGTTCGTGAGGACACACACAAG GTTCACCTCCTGTGTTTATTAGCAAATGGCTTCTACAGAAACAGGATCTGCAGCCAGCCAGAGCTTCATGCCATTGGCCTGTCCATCATCCCCACTCACTTCACAAAAGTGCCTGCAGACCAAGTGGACCTTCAGTACCTTTCCAACTTGGTGAAATG GTTTGTTGGAACCTTCACTGTCAATGATGAGCTTTCAACTGAAAAAGGAGAGTCCCTTCAGTCAACCTTGGAGAGACGCTTTGCCATCTATGCTGCACGGGATGAGGAAGAGTTGGTTCAT atatttttaatcattctgCGAGCGCTACAGCTGGTGTGTCGCCTCGTGCTGTCTCTTCAGCCTGTTCCTCTCAAGGAGACAAAAGCAAAG GGGAAAAGCTCATCCAAGAAGCAGTCTCTCAGCAATACCTCTGAGGGGCAGAAGAGCTCTGCCACAACGCCCAAAGCTGTGGCCAAAAAATGCCCCTGCAAAAAAGCCAAGCAGGATGAGAAATCCTCAGAGGGTGAAGAAGACAACAAGGAGTCAAAGAACCTCAAAACTGCTCAGCCCAAAAGGCCACACAAATCAAAGGTGACTGAAGGCAGCCAGGGACAGAAGGAATCTGGTGATGGGGAGAGCAGTTTAGTGGAAAAAGATGTTCCAGTCAGGCCCAAGAACGATCGCCGGAGACAAGTGGCCTCCAAAGTGTGTTACAAagaagacagcagcagtgatgaggGCAGTGTGTCAGTCTTTGAGCTTTCAGAGGAGGAGAGCGATCTCTCTGATGAGGATTTTGAAACTGTCTCTAAAAGGCAGAGGAGATCACTGGGCTCTCAGAAGGCAAAGGTAACAGCTATAAAAAGCCCCAAAGCTGAGACTTCAGAATCGAGGGTATCTCAAAGTTCATCTGGAGCTGAGCCTAAGCCAGCAAAAAGTCCAGCTCCAGCCTTGGCTCCTGCAGCgagaaagaggaacaaaatcATTTCTAGTGATGAGGATGGTGGGCAGCAGGAGGTAAGGAAAGCAACGGGCACAGACCAGTGGCTGGAGGTTTTCCTTGAGCCTGAGGACAAGTGGGTGAGTGTAGACTGTGTTCATGGCAACGTTGGCCAGCCCCAGCTGTGCTTCACATATGCCACAAAGCCACTTTCCTACATCCTGGGATTTGACAATGATGGGAGCGTCAAGGATGTGACACAAAGATATGATCCGGTGTGGATGACGGCAACAAGGAAGAGCCGTGTGGACCCTGCGTGGTGGGAAGAGACGCTGCAGCCATACAGAAGTCCCTATGTGCAAAGAgacaagaaggaggaaaatgag TTTCAAGTTAAGCTCCAAGATCAACCTCTACCAACTGCAATTGGAGAGTACAAAAACCACCCTCTTTATGCGCTGAAGAGGCACCTCTTGAAATACCAGGCGATCTATCCGGAGTCGGCTGCTATCCTGGGGTACTGCAGGGGGGAGGCTGTCTACTCCAG GGACTGTATACACACGCTGCACTCCAAGGACACTTGGTTGAAGCAAGCTCGAGTGGTGAGGATCGGAGAAATGCCTTACAAG ATGGTGAAAGGATTTTCCAACCAGGCGCGGAAGGCGCGTCTCGCAGAGCCTGCGAACCAGGACAAGGAGGACCTGGCGCTGTTTGGCCGCTGGCAGACAGAGGAGTTTCAGCCGCCTGTAGCAGTGGATGGAAAG GTTCCTCGGAATGAATATGGGAATGTCTATCTCTTCCTGCCATGCATGTTGCCCATTGGCTGTGTGCACCTGAAGCTCCCAAACCTGAACAGAGTGGCGCGGAAGCTGGACATTGACTGTGCTCAGGCCATCACTGGATTTGATTTTCATGGTGGCTACTCACACCCAGT CACTGATGGCTACGTTGTCTGTGAGGAGTTTAAAGAGGTGCTCATTGCTGCCTGGGAGAATGAAcaagcagaaatggaaagaaaggagaaggag AGGCGTGAGAAGAGAGCTCTGGGGAATTGGAAGCTGCTGATAAAAGGACTTCTCATCAGAGAGAGACTGAAGCAACGCTACTCCAAG ACTGAACCACCAGCACCAGTGACAAAGAAGGGAGCGGCATCCTCTTCTGAAGGAGGAGGTCCGAGCTCAGAGCCTGCAGTAGGGAATGTGGATCTCTTCTGGCCCCAGAATCGCCAGTTGGagatgaaaaaagaagagaagacaaCCAGAAAGAGCAAGcgggaaaggaaaggagaagaagcACATTTGTTCCCGTTTGAGAAACTGTGA
- the LSM3 gene encoding U6 snRNA-associated Sm-like protein LSm3 yields the protein MADEVDQQQTTNTVEEPLDLIRLSLDERIYVKMRNDRELRGRLHAYDQHLNMILGDVEETVTTIEIDEETYEEIYKSTKRNIPMLFVRGDGVVLVAPPLRVG from the exons ATGGCGGATGAGGTGGACCAG caaCAAACTACAAATACTGTAGAGGAGCCGCTTGATCTCATCAGGCTCAGTCTCGATGAGCGAATCTATGTCAAAATGAGGAATGACAGAGAGCTCAGAGGCAGACTACAT GCATATGATCAGCACTTAAATATGATCTTGGGCGATGTGGAAGAAACTGTAACTACAATAGAGATTGATGAAGAAACCTACGAAGAGATATATAAG TCTACCAAAAGGAATATTCCGATGCTCTTTGTCAGAGGTGACGGCGTTGTGCTTGTAGCTCCCCCGTTGAGGGTTGGTTGA